The proteins below are encoded in one region of Triticum aestivum cultivar Chinese Spring chromosome 1B, IWGSC CS RefSeq v2.1, whole genome shotgun sequence:
- the LOC123089052 gene encoding glycerophosphodiester phosphodiesterase GDPD6 translates to MVSLWHTSVIVLVLLFLGGSDANPAARRHGQLDVNHKKKPLQTSRPYNIAHRGSNGEIPEETAAAYLRAIEEGADFIETDILASKDGHLICFHDVILDATTDIVNRTEFAGRKRTYDVQGFKLTGWFIVDFTLRELKSLRVKQRYNFRDQQYNWKYNILTFDEFILIALHADRVVGIYPEIKNPIFINQHVKWSGGKKFEDKFVGTLLKHGYKGKYMSKDWLKKPLFIQSFAPTSLIYISNMTNAPKLLLIYDTTVPTQDTNQSYYEITSNGYLAFIRKYVIGIGPWKDTIIPPKNNHLGPATNLVARAHTLNLQVHPYTFRNENSFLHFDFHQDPYAEYEYWLREIGVDALFTDFTGSLHKYQEWTAPHEKKEKKCRGPPA, encoded by the exons ATGGTTTCCCTCT GGCACACCTCCGTCATTGTCCTTGTGCTCCTATTCCTCGGAGGATCTGATGCCAACCCAGCTGCCCGTCGACACGGTCAGCTGGATGTAAACCACAAGAAGAAGCCACTACAGACATCCAGACCTTACAACATTGCCCACAGGGGTTCCAATGGCGAAATACCCGAAGAGACAGCTGCGGCATATTTG AGGGCAATCGAGGAAGGTGCAGACTTCATAGAGACTGATATACTTGCATCAAAGGACGGACATCTGATATGTTTCCATGATGTAATCCTGGATGCCACGACGGACATCGTGAACCGTACCGAGTTTGCTGGCAGGAAGAGAACCTATGATGTCCAGGGATTTAAGTTGACTGGGTGGTTTATCG TGGATTTTACTTTAAGAGAACTGAAATCACTGAGGGTGAAACAGCGCTACAATTTCAGGGATCAACAGTATAATT GGAAGTACAATATTCTTACATTTGATGAGTTTATTTTGATTGCACTTCATGCTGATAGGGTGGTCGGAATATACCCAGAGATCAAGAATCCTATTTTCATCAACCAGCAT GTCAAGTGGTCAGGTGGCAAGAAGTTTGAGGACAAGTTTGTCGGGACGCTTCTCAAGCATGGCTACAAAGGCAAATATATGTCTAAAGATTGGCTCAAGAAGCCACTATTCATCCAATCCTTTGCTCCAACTTCACTAATTTACATCTCAAACATGACAAATGCTCCAAAACTGCTTCTAATATACGATACCACAGTTCCAACTCAAGATACCAACCAG TCATACTATGAGATAACTTCGAACGGCTATCTCGCGTTCATAAGGAAGTATGTAATTGGGATTGGGCCATGGAAGGATACAATTATCCCCCCAAAGAATAACCATCTAGGCCCTGCAACCAATCTTGTGGCACGGGCACACACTCTGAATCTTCAG GTGCATCCGTACACATTCAGAAATGAGAACTCATTCCTGCACTTCGACTTCCATCAAGACCCTTATGCTGAATATGAGTACTGGCTCAGAGAAATCGGAGTCGACGCGCTGTTCACCGATTTCACGGGCAGCTTGCACAAGTACCAGGAGTGGACAGCTCCACACgaaaagaaggaaaagaagtgcAGAGGACCTCCTGCATGA